Proteins encoded within one genomic window of Nitrospirota bacterium:
- a CDS encoding 4Fe-4S binding protein: MIKLDRDKCTNCFLCSYVCPHGVIEMDGGGAEVKYAERCVSCGACRLNCPSGAICVTQKTGCVITIIKEDILKIKGGERPCKGSGCSQGKNPKN, translated from the coding sequence ATGATCAAACTTGACCGGGACAAATGTACAAACTGTTTTCTCTGCTCTTACGTCTGCCCGCACGGTGTTATTGAAATGGACGGCGGAGGGGCGGAAGTGAAATATGCGGAGAGATGCGTTTCCTGCGGCGCGTGCCGGCTTAATTGCCCGTCCGGGGCAATCTGTGTTACGCAGAAGACAGGCTGTGTTATTACTATCATCAAAGAAGACATTCTCAAGATCAAAGGAGGAGAAAGGCCATGTAAAGGATCCGGATGTTCACAGGGTAAAAACCCTAAGAATTGA
- a CDS encoding ABC transporter substrate-binding protein: MKKTLIIIFIVAISGTFLFGADSFSVAKKETIRIGASWPLTGNLAFMGEGLKNAIIMAKEQLGDTKYNYELIFEDDQLNPKMTATTINKLINMDKVDAVISQGSGPGHVTTPIATKHKVIHFGLALAPDIAKGNTNFIHWTSAAEHSRVMINEMKKRGIKKVGLFGMNNEDVLIHRDDFRERAKKAGITIVFDEIFNVGEKDLRGLIAKAKEGAKKNPPDIYVVVAMSPEIEILTKQMREAGLNTPLTTFSSFEATPEMGLFEGYWYVSPAEPTNKFIEDYKAKYGKYPSVCAGNSYDMFNLIVKAVESAKSGSKPTSKQIAEELRKIKNFPGALGNLTVRQDGIVISEAKVKMIKDGKPVVIEN; this comes from the coding sequence ATGAAAAAAACATTGATAATAATTTTTATAGTAGCGATCTCTGGAACGTTCCTGTTTGGAGCCGATTCATTTTCAGTAGCAAAAAAGGAAACCATCAGGATCGGAGCTTCATGGCCCCTTACCGGGAATCTCGCGTTCATGGGTGAGGGATTAAAGAACGCCATCATTATGGCGAAAGAACAGCTCGGCGACACGAAATATAATTATGAACTGATATTTGAAGACGATCAGTTGAATCCCAAAATGACAGCCACTACGATCAATAAACTGATCAATATGGATAAAGTGGACGCGGTCATATCGCAGGGGTCGGGACCTGGTCATGTCACAACGCCGATTGCAACAAAGCATAAGGTCATTCACTTTGGTCTTGCCCTTGCCCCGGATATTGCAAAAGGGAATACGAATTTTATCCACTGGACCTCGGCTGCCGAGCACAGCAGGGTCATGATAAATGAGATGAAGAAAAGAGGCATTAAAAAGGTAGGGCTATTCGGTATGAACAATGAAGACGTGCTTATACACAGGGACGACTTCCGCGAGAGGGCGAAAAAAGCAGGGATCACCATCGTGTTTGACGAAATCTTCAATGTCGGAGAGAAGGACCTGCGGGGATTGATCGCGAAAGCCAAAGAAGGCGCAAAAAAGAACCCGCCTGATATTTACGTTGTCGTCGCCATGAGCCCGGAGATAGAAATATTGACCAAACAGATGAGAGAGGCAGGCCTCAATACGCCGCTGACAACCTTCTCTTCTTTTGAAGCCACTCCTGAGATGGGGCTCTTTGAGGGATACTGGTATGTAAGCCCCGCGGAGCCGACAAATAAGTTTATCGAAGACTACAAGGCAAAATACGGCAAATACCCGTCTGTATGCGCGGGAAATTCATACGATATGTTTAACCTCATAGTAAAGGCTGTCGAGAGCGCGAAATCAGGTTCGAAGCCGACGAGCAAACAGATAGCTGAGGAGTTAAGAAAGATAAAGAATTTTCCCGGTGCGCTTGGCAATTTGACTGTCAGACAGGACGGCATCGTAATATCGGAAGCAAAAGTCAAAATGATCAAAGACGGCAAGCCGGTTGTCATAGAGAATTGA
- a CDS encoding glucose 1-dehydrogenase encodes MRLKDKVAIVTGGASGIGRAICELFAAEGARVLFADKDHSGGEETTALIKKNNGQAMFIAADVSREDEAKRIVDTAVEKYGGINILVNNAAVFILKGLMDVTPEDWIKTAGVNVEGVFFCIKHAVSEMQKAGGGSIVNISSIAGMTAFMNHLPYGPYKAALIAMSRDLAQELGAFNIRVNSLSAGCTLTPATYREMKEWNITMEDIKKGVEKETFLKRIAQPSEIANAALFLASDEASYVTGANLVVDGGWTAH; translated from the coding sequence ATGCGATTAAAAGACAAAGTTGCAATTGTGACAGGCGGCGCATCAGGGATAGGAAGGGCGATATGCGAATTGTTTGCCGCCGAAGGCGCAAGAGTTTTATTCGCAGATAAAGACCACAGCGGCGGAGAAGAAACTACCGCATTGATCAAAAAAAATAATGGACAGGCCATGTTCATTGCAGCAGATGTCTCCAGAGAGGACGAGGCAAAGCGGATAGTTGATACCGCCGTAGAAAAATACGGCGGCATCAACATCCTTGTCAATAACGCTGCCGTATTCATCCTGAAAGGTTTAATGGATGTGACTCCTGAAGACTGGATAAAAACAGCCGGGGTGAATGTTGAAGGCGTATTTTTCTGCATCAAACATGCTGTATCAGAGATGCAAAAGGCGGGCGGAGGCTCAATAGTCAATATCAGCTCTATCGCGGGGATGACCGCATTCATGAACCATTTGCCGTATGGTCCTTACAAAGCCGCGCTTATCGCCATGTCGAGAGATCTCGCCCAGGAATTAGGGGCGTTTAATATACGGGTCAACTCCCTTTCAGCAGGCTGCACTCTGACCCCAGCAACATACAGGGAAATGAAAGAGTGGAATATTACCATGGAAGATATAAAAAAGGGTGTTGAGAAAGAGACTTTTTTAAAACGCATTGCGCAGCCGTCCGAGATCGCGAACGCGGCCCTTTTTCTTGCTTCGGACGAAGCTTCATATGTCACCGGGGCCAACCTTGTTGTTGATGGAGGATGGACCGCGCATTGA
- a CDS encoding branched-chain amino acid ABC transporter permease — protein MFIQLLLNGIIAGAVYTLIALGFNLMYWTGKFFNAAYGAIAVTGAYAVLFLYKKSGMNIFVSVLAGVAFAGALGMLADKIVFMPLRKRKASAVIMFVASLGLFTVIQAAIAMLFSSDFQILTDTFAPEKTLEIFGGVVTEINILILTSGLLILAALHFVLSKTLFGKAVKAIGDDNEVAKIIGIHTDRIIGYVFFIGSAISGLAGILIGFDLGIKPTMGMDLLLKGVTTSIIGGAGNIYGGVLGAFLLGLAENFGVWKISGEWKDAIAFGLLIIFLVFRPRGILGT, from the coding sequence ATGTTTATTCAACTCCTGTTAAACGGAATTATAGCGGGGGCGGTCTATACGTTGATCGCCCTCGGCTTCAACCTGATGTACTGGACAGGGAAGTTTTTCAACGCGGCTTATGGCGCTATTGCCGTGACAGGCGCGTACGCCGTTCTTTTTCTATATAAAAAATCCGGCATGAATATCTTTGTCAGCGTTCTTGCCGGGGTAGCGTTTGCAGGGGCCCTGGGTATGCTCGCGGACAAGATAGTATTTATGCCACTTAGAAAAAGAAAAGCCTCAGCGGTGATAATGTTTGTGGCCTCACTTGGCCTGTTCACTGTGATACAGGCGGCGATAGCGATGCTTTTCAGCAGCGATTTCCAGATACTGACGGACACATTTGCTCCCGAAAAGACGTTAGAGATATTTGGAGGAGTTGTCACTGAGATTAACATATTGATTCTCACATCCGGGCTTTTGATCCTCGCGGCCCTTCACTTTGTTTTGAGCAAGACCTTGTTCGGCAAAGCTGTCAAGGCGATAGGAGACGACAATGAGGTGGCGAAGATCATCGGGATACACACGGACAGGATAATCGGCTATGTGTTTTTCATCGGGTCTGCGATTTCGGGACTCGCGGGCATCCTGATCGGTTTTGATCTCGGGATCAAGCCGACTATGGGAATGGATCTTCTGCTGAAAGGTGTCACCACTTCGATAATCGGAGGGGCCGGAAATATCTACGGGGGAGTGCTGGGGGCCTTTCTTCTCGGCTTAGCTGAGAACTTCGGCGTATGGAAGATATCAGGCGAGTGGAAGGACGCGATAGCCTTCGGTCTGTTGATAATATTTCTGGTGTTCAGGCCAAGGGGGATACTTGGAACGTGA
- a CDS encoding ABC transporter ATP-binding protein, whose protein sequence is MKIEIRNFTKRFDGVTAVNDLSLTLKGGKITGLVGPNGSGKTTLVNLLSGLLPLDSGSISLGNGHIVKKIKPHKIMSHGIARTFQDIRLFNQMSVLDNILVVLTERDVYCAILECNGPAHLRKAEEVLREIDLWDKRDELAANLSYGQRKLLEIGRALAMDARIYLFDEPFAGLFTGMVKKVESIIRTLRDKGCAIILIEHDMDLVRGLADYVFVLDSGELLSEGLPNEVLKDKKVIEAYLGK, encoded by the coding sequence GTGAAAATAGAGATAAGGAATTTCACAAAGAGATTCGACGGCGTAACCGCTGTCAATGATCTTTCGCTCACTCTCAAAGGAGGAAAGATAACGGGACTCGTCGGGCCTAACGGCTCCGGCAAGACCACGCTTGTAAATCTCCTGAGCGGATTGCTGCCGCTTGACAGCGGAAGCATAAGTCTCGGCAACGGGCATATTGTGAAAAAAATAAAACCTCACAAGATAATGTCACACGGAATAGCAAGGACGTTTCAGGACATACGCCTCTTCAATCAGATGAGCGTGCTCGACAACATCCTGGTCGTCCTGACCGAGCGTGATGTTTATTGCGCGATCCTGGAATGTAACGGCCCGGCGCATTTGAGAAAAGCGGAAGAAGTCCTGAGGGAGATCGACCTATGGGACAAGAGAGACGAGCTTGCCGCAAATCTTTCATACGGGCAGCGCAAGCTCCTTGAGATCGGAAGGGCGCTTGCTATGGACGCCAGGATTTATCTTTTTGACGAGCCGTTTGCAGGGCTTTTCACGGGAATGGTCAAGAAAGTTGAATCCATCATAAGGACACTCAGGGATAAAGGGTGCGCCATTATTTTAATAGAGCATGATATGGACCTGGTCCGGGGGCTTGCCGATTATGTCTTTGTGCTGGACAGCGGTGAGCTTTTATCTGAAGGCCTGCCTAATGAGGTCTTAAAAGACAAAAAGGTGATTGAGGCTTATTTGGGAAAATAA
- a CDS encoding YncE family protein produces the protein MKFGKTLSASMILLIMSLTLSAGNALAAGERVYVTGSGNQTVTVIDTKKNEVVNTLRVGVWPGGVTVDPDLGKLYVVNSSQSDNTVSVIDIKSNSELQKIKVGNGPMHLTINEKTHIGYLPHSEDKGQTVSIIDLKEDKVTGTIKAGAAPFQVALDIANNKGYISNFSSNDVSVFDLKTNEVIKTIPVGVYPIGCVFSPASKKVYITSWQDNDVTIIDTGSDKVEGKIKVGKQPWYIGVDAPGNRIYVTSRADNNVSVIDTKTNKVVTTIDVGRGANDIAVDSANSRAYVANHEDNTVSIIDTRSNKVTGTVKVGITADSPYTSSPWSVAVY, from the coding sequence ATGAAATTTGGGAAAACACTTTCAGCATCAATGATCCTGTTGATCATGTCATTAACACTAAGCGCGGGTAATGCGCTTGCGGCAGGCGAGCGGGTTTATGTAACAGGATCGGGAAACCAGACCGTTACGGTTATCGATACTAAAAAGAACGAAGTCGTAAATACATTGAGGGTCGGTGTCTGGCCCGGTGGAGTTACAGTGGACCCTGATCTGGGCAAACTGTATGTTGTCAATTCAAGTCAGAGCGACAACACTGTTTCGGTCATTGATATCAAGAGCAACTCGGAGTTACAGAAGATCAAAGTCGGCAACGGCCCCATGCACCTGACGATAAATGAAAAGACGCATATTGGCTACCTGCCCCATTCAGAAGACAAGGGCCAGACCGTCTCGATCATTGACCTTAAAGAAGACAAGGTCACTGGAACGATCAAGGCAGGCGCGGCGCCTTTTCAGGTGGCCCTCGACATTGCTAACAACAAAGGCTACATCTCCAATTTTTCAAGCAATGACGTCTCGGTGTTTGACCTGAAAACCAATGAGGTCATCAAAACCATCCCTGTCGGCGTCTACCCGATCGGCTGCGTCTTCAGCCCCGCAAGCAAGAAGGTCTATATCACAAGCTGGCAGGACAACGATGTCACGATAATCGATACCGGAAGCGATAAGGTTGAAGGCAAAATTAAGGTCGGCAAACAGCCGTGGTACATAGGTGTTGACGCTCCCGGCAACAGGATATACGTAACAAGCAGGGCGGACAACAACGTGTCGGTAATTGATACGAAAACAAATAAGGTCGTAACGACGATTGATGTTGGCAGGGGCGCAAATGATATCGCGGTCGATTCAGCCAACAGCCGGGCTTATGTAGCAAACCATGAAGACAACACCGTCTCCATCATTGACACCAGGAGCAATAAAGTGACAGGCACGGTGAAAGTCGGTATCACAGCAGACAGCCCGTACACTTCTTCGCCGTGGAGTGTTGCGGTTTATTGA
- a CDS encoding ABC transporter substrate-binding protein has product MKHKSNLRFIFCIAVISIFALTMFPGCKRKETAVKETFKVGMVAPLSGTAAYLGEGMRNAMLLAKDHLKNTKYNYEIVVEDDQLDPKVTASAANKLINVDKVDAIVSIEAGPGNVVSHLATSNNKIHFGITAVSGVANGVNNFLHWTPAIEQARVLVNELRKKGIKKVGIFRSVSLEDWLEYVEAVRTLIKDTDIKIVTEQTFTDDQKDFRSFIAKAKETKPDIYFFVVPTPALEILTKQLREAGDNTPLTSIESFEATEEPQLFEGYWYVSAAEPAGGYTTSYKEKYHKNPTICSGNVYDIFNLIVTAVENAKSSSKPSAQEISAELKKLKNYSGAMGPLSVGDNGVVLSKAQLKMIRNGKITPVGE; this is encoded by the coding sequence ATGAAGCACAAGAGCAATTTGAGATTTATTTTCTGTATCGCTGTAATCAGTATTTTTGCATTGACGATGTTTCCCGGCTGTAAAAGAAAAGAGACCGCCGTAAAAGAGACCTTTAAAGTAGGGATGGTCGCGCCGCTTTCAGGCACGGCCGCATATTTAGGCGAGGGCATGAGAAACGCTATGCTTCTCGCAAAAGACCATTTGAAAAACACGAAATACAACTATGAGATAGTCGTTGAAGACGATCAGCTCGACCCCAAGGTGACCGCAAGCGCGGCGAACAAATTAATTAATGTAGACAAGGTTGACGCGATTGTTTCCATAGAGGCGGGGCCCGGAAATGTAGTGTCGCACCTCGCCACATCAAACAATAAAATCCATTTCGGGATCACAGCCGTTTCAGGCGTAGCAAACGGCGTGAATAATTTTCTTCACTGGACCCCGGCAATAGAACAGGCAAGGGTCCTGGTGAATGAACTTAGGAAAAAGGGCATCAAGAAGGTCGGCATCTTCCGGTCGGTATCGCTGGAAGACTGGCTTGAGTACGTTGAAGCGGTGCGTACTTTGATCAAAGACACGGACATCAAAATAGTGACCGAGCAGACCTTTACGGATGATCAGAAGGATTTCCGCAGCTTCATCGCAAAGGCAAAAGAGACAAAACCCGACATCTACTTTTTTGTGGTGCCAACCCCGGCGCTGGAAATCCTTACAAAACAGTTGAGGGAGGCAGGCGACAACACGCCGCTGACATCCATCGAATCTTTTGAGGCCACAGAGGAGCCGCAGCTTTTTGAAGGTTACTGGTATGTGAGCGCGGCGGAACCGGCCGGCGGATATACCACTTCTTACAAAGAGAAATATCATAAGAACCCCACTATATGTTCCGGCAATGTCTACGACATCTTTAACCTTATTGTCACAGCCGTGGAAAACGCCAAATCATCTTCTAAACCATCTGCTCAGGAGATCTCGGCGGAATTGAAGAAGCTGAAGAATTACAGCGGCGCCATGGGGCCGTTAAGCGTGGGAGATAACGGAGTTGTGCTTTCAAAGGCGCAGTTGAAGATGATCCGGAACGGCAAGATCACGCCGGTGGGGGAATAG
- a CDS encoding branched-chain amino acid ABC transporter permease produces the protein MDYIIHLAIFFTIYSILGLSLNLVVGYTGLFSITHAVFYGIGAYTTAILLTVFNLNFFLSVIAGAIIALIISLLIGIVLSRFSDDYYAIVSIGFSVIAFTVFLNWHSLTRGPFGFPGINRPSILNYEFSSNGAFLLLSFFFFAVIFVICRHIVNSSFGRVLRSIREDEKTIQVFGYNTVYYKLAVFVISAVIASAAGSLYASYMTFVGPSMFTLNESIFIVVIIILGGLGNLYGSIFGALFMILLPEALRFLGLPSTVAAQMQQLIYGTILILLMLFRPQGLMGEYRL, from the coding sequence ATGGATTATATAATTCATCTTGCTATCTTTTTTACGATTTATTCCATATTGGGACTTAGCCTGAATCTCGTCGTCGGATACACGGGGCTCTTTTCCATTACCCATGCCGTATTTTACGGGATAGGGGCTTATACAACCGCGATCCTTCTGACCGTCTTCAATTTGAACTTTTTCCTCTCCGTAATTGCGGGAGCGATAATTGCGCTTATCATCAGCCTGCTTATCGGGATAGTCCTGAGCAGGTTCAGCGATGATTATTACGCTATAGTGTCAATCGGCTTCAGCGTAATTGCATTTACGGTATTTCTGAACTGGCACTCTCTTACAAGAGGCCCATTTGGTTTTCCGGGGATCAACAGGCCGTCCATCCTGAATTATGAATTTTCTTCAAACGGCGCTTTTCTACTGCTGTCGTTTTTTTTCTTTGCGGTGATCTTTGTCATCTGCCGGCATATCGTGAATTCATCATTCGGCAGGGTGCTGAGGTCCATCCGTGAAGACGAAAAAACAATTCAGGTCTTCGGATACAATACCGTCTATTATAAGCTTGCGGTCTTTGTCATCAGCGCTGTCATCGCATCAGCCGCAGGCTCGCTGTACGCTTCTTACATGACCTTTGTCGGCCCGTCCATGTTCACCCTGAACGAGTCGATCTTCATTGTCGTCATAATTATACTCGGCGGACTCGGCAATCTTTACGGGTCGATCTTCGGCGCGCTTTTCATGATACTGCTCCCTGAAGCCCTCCGTTTTTTAGGGCTTCCGTCCACGGTCGCGGCGCAGATGCAGCAGCTGATCTACGGGACCATCCTTATACTGTTAATGCTGTTCAGGCCGCAGGGACTGATGGGAGAATACAGGCTGTGA
- a CDS encoding ABC transporter ATP-binding protein has product MMRQETLLELENIHVHYNGVKALNGISLQLNKGEVVALMGPNGAGKSTILKAVFGLVPIEAGAVFCRGERIVPLPYKVAELGIAFVPQGRRVFSHLTVLENMEMGGFMLRNKKILRERVDEMMEIFPSLSVKKNAKAGILSGGEQQMLAIARGVIMDPGVLLLDEPSLGLSPKMVKEVFQKIEEINRKQKTTIMVVEHNIRSVLEISSRIYILDKGKIAFEGASAALLQNGALTKIFEEVFLGKYNGPEAA; this is encoded by the coding sequence ATGATGCGGCAAGAGACACTGTTAGAGCTTGAAAATATTCATGTTCACTATAACGGGGTAAAAGCCCTCAACGGCATATCCCTGCAGTTGAACAAAGGCGAGGTTGTTGCTCTTATGGGGCCAAACGGCGCAGGCAAGTCAACGATCCTTAAAGCAGTCTTCGGTCTTGTGCCTATTGAAGCCGGTGCGGTATTTTGCCGCGGGGAAAGGATTGTCCCTCTGCCGTACAAAGTTGCAGAGCTTGGGATCGCCTTTGTCCCGCAGGGAAGACGCGTTTTCAGTCACCTGACCGTTCTGGAAAATATGGAGATGGGCGGATTCATGTTAAGGAATAAAAAGATATTGAGAGAGCGGGTCGATGAAATGATGGAGATATTTCCGTCGCTCTCTGTTAAAAAAAATGCAAAAGCCGGGATACTCAGCGGAGGAGAGCAGCAGATGCTCGCTATAGCAAGAGGGGTGATAATGGATCCCGGCGTGCTTTTGCTGGATGAGCCTTCGCTCGGCCTATCCCCGAAAATGGTCAAGGAGGTATTTCAAAAGATAGAGGAGATAAACAGAAAACAGAAAACTACCATAATGGTGGTAGAGCACAATATCAGAAGCGTGCTTGAAATTTCATCCAGGATTTACATCCTTGACAAGGGGAAAATTGCGTTTGAAGGCGCCTCTGCCGCCTTACTGCAAAATGGTGCGCTGACAAAGATATTTGAGGAAGTTTTTTTAGGGAAATATAACGGTCCTGAAGCAGCATAG
- a CDS encoding radical SAM protein produces MKIRQRIGQILDKALDWQELSREEALELMRIDEKSDEMYALMSAANSMTREKVNNIGEVFAQIGINNWPCPKNCKFCFFGEAWGLIKEPMELSVDQVVFRAKEFEKAGANNIFLMTTANYPFKKFLEIGREVRKAISPEMPLSANIGDFGPAEARQLEDAGFQSAYHIYRMREGIDTGIDPEIRKKTLETIRDSRLALVSCIEPVGPEHTDEEIVDEMFRTLGYKPNMFSVMIRFPVPGTPLAEKGKVSELKFAKIAAVGRLVCGDRVKNYSVHGPSTIVLASGSSAIAAESGSNPRDTSEDTSKGIGLSVEVARQMLREADFVPLEGFSKVFNKT; encoded by the coding sequence ATGAAAATCAGACAAAGAATAGGACAAATCCTGGACAAGGCCCTTGACTGGCAGGAGCTTTCACGCGAGGAGGCCCTGGAGCTGATGCGGATCGATGAGAAATCGGATGAGATGTACGCCCTGATGTCCGCAGCGAATTCAATGACAAGAGAGAAGGTCAACAACATCGGAGAGGTTTTCGCGCAGATAGGGATAAACAACTGGCCCTGCCCCAAAAACTGCAAGTTCTGTTTCTTTGGCGAGGCATGGGGCCTGATCAAGGAACCGATGGAATTGAGCGTTGATCAGGTGGTGTTCAGGGCAAAGGAGTTCGAGAAAGCTGGAGCGAACAACATCTTTCTGATGACCACGGCGAATTATCCATTCAAGAAATTCCTGGAGATTGGAAGGGAAGTGCGCAAGGCGATATCGCCTGAAATGCCGCTGTCAGCCAACATCGGCGATTTCGGCCCGGCAGAGGCAAGGCAGCTTGAGGACGCGGGATTTCAGAGCGCATACCACATATACCGGATGCGCGAAGGGATAGACACCGGGATCGATCCTGAGATCAGAAAGAAGACCCTTGAGACAATAAGGGATTCCAGGCTGGCGCTTGTGTCATGCATTGAGCCAGTCGGGCCTGAACATACGGACGAAGAAATAGTGGACGAGATGTTCAGGACCCTGGGGTATAAACCTAACATGTTCTCAGTCATGATCAGGTTCCCTGTTCCCGGAACTCCTCTCGCGGAAAAAGGGAAGGTGTCCGAGTTGAAATTCGCGAAAATAGCCGCCGTGGGCAGGCTCGTTTGCGGAGACAGGGTCAAAAATTATTCCGTTCACGGGCCGTCAACCATCGTCCTCGCTTCGGGATCGAGCGCTATAGCAGCCGAATCGGGTTCAAATCCCAGAGACACTTCCGAGGATACTTCCAAAGGTATAGGGCTTTCTGTTGAAGTTGCAAGACAAATGCTAAGAGAAGCTGACTTTGTGCCTCTCGAAGGATTTTCAAAGGTATTTAACAAAACATAA
- the arsS gene encoding arsenosugar biosynthesis radical SAM protein ArsS (Some members of this family are selenoproteins.): MNIFNQKLENAGKLPLRARSLSILEANVGYRCNLRCTHCYVDASPERTEEMSLETINTILNILKDNDGITTLDITGGAPELNPHFRYFVKTASALGKKVLVRTNLAVMTEPGMNDIPELLAASKAKVIASLPCFSEEGVDIQRGKGTYKKAISVLKKLNSLGYGKDSSGLELDLVFNPAGASLAPDSKLVENAYKSKLMEMHGIVFNHLIALNNAPIGRMRRSVSDETVRKFEKEIEEKFNPAAVENVMCRFIINVSPDGALFDCDCNQMARLALKNGNSTLAGFDYDKLKNREIVTTSLCFGCTAGAGSSCMPQNETSSSCATKASPSSQKSCSTDITGLVSYEEVLDARVKEIFDQLISSFHKVLPVYRVRSFVNDPAWMDVYHNSIMDKFTPKHLDFKTLFFVEFASDIAARWEYCIGGAYDKCLDAAGITPAQINKTIKLVSACSALSYLEKGFNVFSASQDAELDFMGLVNADDVRNEQVQKIYSEIREILGDVPEVYRVRSLMEDAAWLQVFHDSMKLYFTPDVLDAKTIHLICIGALTVLQSNQGVRRHAKLAIKAGATPEEISEAIRGCYVNAYVFSTSAGFGIFKYSKE; the protein is encoded by the coding sequence ATGAATATTTTCAATCAAAAACTGGAGAATGCCGGGAAGTTACCTCTTAGAGCAAGGTCCCTGAGCATTCTTGAGGCAAACGTAGGGTACAGATGCAATCTAAGATGTACCCACTGCTATGTGGATGCGTCTCCTGAAAGGACAGAAGAAATGTCTTTGGAGACGATCAATACAATCCTGAATATATTGAAGGACAATGACGGAATAACCACACTGGACATAACAGGCGGGGCACCGGAGCTCAATCCGCATTTCAGATATTTTGTAAAAACAGCATCCGCCCTTGGTAAAAAAGTGCTTGTCCGTACGAACCTTGCGGTCATGACGGAGCCGGGAATGAATGACATCCCGGAACTTCTTGCGGCAAGTAAAGCAAAGGTCATCGCGTCCCTTCCCTGTTTTTCCGAGGAAGGCGTTGACATCCAGAGAGGAAAAGGCACGTACAAGAAAGCGATATCCGTGCTGAAGAAGCTGAACTCTCTCGGTTACGGAAAGGACAGCTCGGGACTTGAACTTGATCTCGTGTTCAATCCTGCCGGGGCTTCGCTTGCTCCGGACAGCAAACTGGTGGAGAATGCCTACAAAAGCAAACTCATGGAGATGCACGGCATTGTCTTTAACCATCTGATAGCGCTTAACAACGCACCTATCGGGCGAATGAGAAGGTCCGTTTCCGATGAGACCGTCAGAAAATTTGAAAAAGAGATCGAAGAAAAATTCAATCCCGCTGCGGTTGAAAATGTAATGTGCAGGTTCATCATCAATGTTTCCCCTGACGGAGCGCTCTTTGACTGCGACTGCAATCAGATGGCCAGACTGGCGTTGAAGAATGGCAATTCGACTCTTGCAGGTTTCGATTATGACAAACTGAAAAACAGGGAGATAGTGACAACCTCGTTATGCTTCGGATGCACGGCGGGAGCAGGCTCAAGCTGTATGCCTCAAAATGAGACGTCATCTTCCTGCGCAACTAAAGCTTCACCTTCAAGTCAGAAAAGCTGTTCCACGGATATAACCGGCCTTGTCAGTTATGAAGAAGTTTTAGACGCAAGGGTAAAAGAAATATTTGACCAGCTCATTAGCAGCTTTCACAAGGTGCTTCCGGTATACAGGGTAAGAAGCTTTGTTAACGATCCCGCGTGGATGGATGTATATCATAATTCCATAATGGACAAGTTCACTCCGAAACACCTCGATTTCAAGACTCTGTTTTTCGTGGAGTTCGCATCGGACATTGCCGCCCGGTGGGAATACTGTATCGGAGGGGCGTATGACAAATGCCTGGATGCCGCAGGGATAACTCCGGCGCAGATTAATAAAACCATCAAGCTCGTCTCCGCGTGTTCAGCCCTTTCATATCTGGAAAAAGGTTTCAATGTCTTTTCAGCTTCACAGGACGCGGAACTTGACTTCATGGGCCTTGTCAATGCCGATGATGTCCGGAATGAACAGGTACAGAAAATATACAGCGAGATACGTGAAATCCTCGGCGATGTGCCGGAAGTCTACAGGGTGAGAAGTCTTATGGAAGATGCCGCATGGCTGCAGGTGTTTCATGATTCCATGAAACTTTATTTCACTCCCGATGTCCTTGACGCCAAAACGATACACCTCATCTGCATCGGAGCGCTTACTGTTTTGCAGTCGAATCAGGGGGTCAGAAGACACGCCAAACTGGCTATTAAAGCAGGTGCCACACCGGAGGAGATTTCCGAAGCCATCAGGGGATGTTATGTGAATGCTTATGTGTTCAGCACATCAGCCGGGTTCGGGATTTTTAAATATTCAAAGGAATGA